The Medicago truncatula cultivar Jemalong A17 chromosome 4, MtrunA17r5.0-ANR, whole genome shotgun sequence genome includes a region encoding these proteins:
- the LOC25493962 gene encoding auxin-responsive protein IAA28: MELHLGLALSTYNNSHAYNISSTKNHFPLNHDNKKRRFSQLLEHAAETTNLPTLSLLPLTPGHSDDHDHDDQHCSHSSTTTITKSNEDDEEALVGWPPVNCRRKKLRCNENDVEDHVVPIDGSHNHRNYVKVKMEGVGIARKVNLGMHHSFHTLNQTLMDMFEKCDHDQQQYELVYQDKEGDWLLAQDISWRSFIECAQRLKLLKSRG; this comes from the exons ATGGAGCTTCATTTGGGTCTTGCTCTCTCCACTTATAATAATTCTCATGCCTACAATATTTCATCTACCAAGAATCACTTCCCTTTGAACCATGACAATAAGAAACGAAGATTTTCTCAACTCTTGGAGCATGCAGCAGAAACAACCAACCTTCCCactctttctcttctaccaTTAACTCCTGGCCACTCAGATGATCATGATCATGATGATCAACACTGCTCTCACAGCTCCACTACCACTATCACcaa gagcaatgaagatgatgaagaagctcTTGTTGGATGGCCTCCGGTTAATTGTAGGAGGAAGAAACTTCGTTGtaatgaaaatgatgttgaGGATCACGTGGTCCCTATTGATGGTTCTCATAATCATAGGAATTACGTGAAGGTGAAGATGGAAGGTGTAGGAATAGCTCGAAAGGTTAATCTTGGCATGCACCATTCATTTCATACTCTCAATCAAACTTTAATGGACATGTTTGAAAAAT GTGATCATGATCAACAACAGTATGAACTGGTTTATCAAGACAAAGAAGGTGATTGGCTTCTTGCTCAAGATATTTCATGGAG AAGTTTCATTGAGTGTGCGCAACGCCTCAAATTGCTTAAGAGCAGGGGATAG